In a genomic window of Dyadobacter fermentans DSM 18053:
- a CDS encoding isoamylase early set domain-containing protein: MALTKQFVKSKSVYKVTFTVPAEAASEAKKVALVGEFNGWNPEEAIALKKQKDGSFKTSLELGAGEYQFRYILDGEKWENDWEADKYVPAGVDATENSVVVL, translated from the coding sequence ATGGCATTAACAAAACAGTTTGTAAAAAGTAAGTCTGTTTACAAAGTAACGTTTACAGTTCCTGCTGAGGCGGCGTCAGAAGCGAAGAAAGTTGCCCTCGTAGGCGAGTTCAATGGCTGGAACCCAGAGGAAGCCATTGCATTGAAAAAACAGAAAGACGGTTCATTCAAAACCAGCCTGGAATTGGGTGCCGGAGAATATCAATTCCGCTACATTCTCGACGGAGAGAAATGGGAAAACGACTGGGAAGCAGACAAATACGTACCTGCGGGCGTGGACGCAACCGAGAATTCGGTAGTTGTTCTTTAA
- a CDS encoding hydroxypyruvate isomerase family protein produces the protein MLRRNFVKSTLGLTGAAVAAGDAFASAPMAKNKFKLKYASHFGMFQNSAGKDVIDQLKFMADQGFMALEDNGMMGRPVEQQEAIAKEMTRLGMEMGVFVVDKGGNGANTLAAGKKEYIDIFLNGCKKAVEVAKRVNAKWMTVVPGDFERNLPIGVQTGNVIDALRRGAEILEPHGLVMVLEPLSDSPNLFLRTSDQTYEICRGVNSKSCKILYDIYHMQKNEGRLLYNIDQTWSEIDYFQIGDEPGRKEPTTGEINYKNVFKYIYDRSKKEGKSFIMGMEHGNSKQGKEGEEALIRAYVESDSFAI, from the coding sequence ATGCTCCGCAGAAATTTTGTAAAATCTACCCTTGGTTTGACGGGTGCCGCAGTTGCAGCAGGAGATGCATTCGCGTCGGCTCCCATGGCTAAAAACAAGTTTAAGCTCAAATATGCTTCCCACTTCGGCATGTTCCAGAATAGCGCCGGAAAGGATGTGATCGACCAGCTTAAATTTATGGCGGATCAGGGGTTTATGGCATTGGAAGACAATGGCATGATGGGCCGTCCGGTGGAGCAACAGGAGGCCATTGCCAAGGAAATGACCCGGTTGGGCATGGAAATGGGCGTGTTTGTGGTAGATAAGGGCGGTAATGGCGCCAATACGCTCGCCGCAGGCAAAAAAGAATATATCGACATTTTCCTTAATGGCTGCAAGAAAGCAGTGGAAGTAGCGAAGCGCGTCAATGCGAAATGGATGACCGTCGTTCCGGGTGATTTTGAAAGAAACCTGCCGATAGGCGTGCAAACCGGCAACGTGATCGACGCACTGCGCCGTGGTGCCGAAATCCTCGAACCGCACGGACTCGTAATGGTGCTCGAACCACTGAGCGACTCCCCGAATTTGTTCCTGAGAACGTCAGATCAGACCTACGAAATCTGCCGCGGCGTGAACAGCAAGTCGTGCAAGATCCTGTACGATATTTACCACATGCAGAAAAACGAAGGCCGCCTGCTTTACAATATCGACCAGACGTGGAGCGAGATTGACTATTTCCAGATCGGCGACGAACCCGGCCGCAAGGAGCCCACAACCGGTGAGATCAACTACAAGAATGTCTTCAAATATATCTACGACCGCAGCAAGAAAGAAGGCAAGTCGTTCATCATGGGAATGGAGCACGGCAACTCGAAACAAGGCAAAGAGGGCGAAGAAGCGCTGATCAGGGCGTATGTTGAGAGTGACAGTTTTGCGATATAG
- a CDS encoding PVC-type heme-binding CxxCH protein, with the protein MKQFPIVRSAWCAAVLFTSLSFQGFSQVVDSLVVVNPDSAYAALSETERRFSRNAVAGVQAADGLEATLFASEPNVINPINIDVDHRGRVWACEAFNYRPAVNGKSELGQGDRIVIMEDKDGDGKADVTKVFYQGPELNAPLGIWVMGNKAIVSQSPYVWLFTDTNGDDKADKKEILFKGIGGAQNDAGIHAFVFGPDGKFYFNYGNAGRQLVDGQDRPLLDKYERPIDFRQFKQGVVFRCEQDFTKVEIMAENFRNGWEVAVDSYGTMWQSDQEEPGNGGDRVSYVMENGNFGYVDEMTGASWRLNRTNLEDEIPRRHWHQNDPGVVPDLLETGSGFPMGMTIYEGDLLPRRYWDQILLADAGQGYVSAFPVQTDGAGYKSTGILPILEGKRDKWFRPTDVCVAPDGSLIISDWYDPVVGSHKMKDRSRGRIFRVAPTGTPYKIPVFDLSIPEQAVKALQSPNLSQRYLAWNACVSHGWAAEPFLEELFRQYNGNPKLRARALWVLNRIEGFNYRNLDIGFRELNPNLRITALRAVRQRNSDPTEYIKRLTSDRDPQVRRECALAINHNHTYEALDVWLQLAKQYKGNDRWTVEALSIGAYDQWERLFPAWLERAGAKPWTTDAGKDIIWLARTRKAIPYLSELAADTSVSFKSRLRYFRSFDFFHAGYEKTQALLSVLNVPSSDRIEVSKLALLHLDKSFVTNSQQGRTALSKLLDETYGTEHYIDLMTRYELESENDRLLKLALDKSDEVIGRDAGGLLLEQGGITYLTQKLAGMNESKKSALLASIQTVGSSESIYLLRSTVLNSDESPNVRKNAARYLGASWPGEEAVVKLLVNNQVDGEVKEAALEGVKNAFREEIKAQLAPYLPKPPVEEVATKPADESKSSKKERRKRRKNR; encoded by the coding sequence TTGAAACAATTCCCTATCGTGAGATCTGCGTGGTGTGCTGCGGTTCTTTTTACCTCCCTTTCATTTCAAGGTTTTAGTCAAGTTGTTGATTCACTGGTGGTTGTTAATCCCGACAGCGCTTATGCGGCGCTTTCGGAAACGGAAAGGCGCTTTTCGCGTAATGCCGTGGCCGGGGTGCAGGCTGCCGACGGGCTCGAAGCGACGCTCTTCGCTTCCGAACCGAATGTGATCAACCCCATCAATATCGACGTCGATCACCGTGGCCGCGTGTGGGCCTGCGAGGCGTTCAATTACCGGCCTGCCGTGAACGGCAAGTCGGAGCTGGGGCAGGGCGACCGGATCGTGATCATGGAGGACAAGGACGGCGACGGTAAGGCGGATGTCACGAAGGTTTTTTACCAGGGACCGGAGCTCAATGCGCCCTTGGGCATCTGGGTGATGGGCAACAAGGCCATCGTGTCGCAAAGTCCGTATGTGTGGCTTTTTACAGACACTAACGGCGACGACAAGGCTGATAAAAAAGAAATCCTTTTCAAAGGCATAGGAGGCGCGCAGAATGACGCCGGCATTCACGCATTCGTGTTTGGACCGGATGGTAAGTTTTACTTCAACTACGGTAACGCAGGCCGGCAACTCGTGGACGGACAGGACCGCCCGCTGCTCGATAAGTACGAGCGGCCGATCGATTTCAGGCAGTTCAAGCAAGGCGTGGTTTTCCGCTGCGAGCAGGATTTTACCAAAGTCGAGATCATGGCCGAGAATTTCCGGAATGGCTGGGAAGTGGCTGTGGATAGCTATGGCACCATGTGGCAGTCGGACCAGGAGGAGCCCGGCAATGGCGGCGACCGCGTATCGTATGTGATGGAGAATGGGAATTTTGGGTATGTGGATGAAATGACGGGTGCAAGCTGGCGTCTTAACCGCACCAATCTCGAAGACGAAATTCCCCGCCGCCACTGGCATCAGAATGATCCGGGTGTCGTTCCTGATTTGCTGGAAACCGGTTCGGGTTTTCCAATGGGTATGACGATCTATGAAGGTGACCTGCTGCCGCGGCGCTATTGGGACCAGATATTGCTGGCGGATGCAGGCCAGGGCTACGTAAGCGCATTTCCGGTGCAAACTGATGGCGCCGGCTACAAATCGACCGGCATTCTGCCCATTCTGGAAGGTAAGCGCGATAAATGGTTCAGGCCGACGGACGTTTGCGTGGCACCGGATGGGTCCCTCATCATCTCCGATTGGTACGATCCTGTGGTAGGGTCGCACAAAATGAAGGACCGGAGCCGCGGCCGCATTTTCCGAGTGGCGCCTACGGGCACTCCGTACAAGATCCCGGTTTTCGACCTGTCCATTCCCGAGCAGGCTGTGAAAGCATTGCAGAGCCCCAACCTGTCGCAGCGCTACCTGGCCTGGAATGCCTGTGTGAGCCACGGCTGGGCCGCAGAGCCTTTTTTAGAAGAACTGTTCAGGCAGTATAATGGTAACCCGAAGCTGCGTGCGAGGGCGTTGTGGGTGCTGAACCGTATCGAAGGTTTCAATTACCGTAACCTGGACATTGGCTTCCGCGAGCTGAACCCCAACCTGCGCATTACCGCATTGCGCGCCGTACGCCAGCGCAACAGCGACCCCACCGAGTATATCAAGCGCCTCACGTCCGACCGCGATCCGCAGGTTCGCCGCGAGTGTGCATTGGCCATTAACCATAACCACACCTACGAAGCATTGGATGTGTGGCTGCAATTGGCAAAACAATACAAAGGAAACGACCGCTGGACGGTGGAAGCGCTCAGCATCGGCGCCTACGACCAGTGGGAGCGGCTCTTCCCGGCATGGCTCGAAAGGGCCGGTGCCAAACCCTGGACTACCGACGCCGGAAAGGACATTATCTGGCTGGCCCGCACGCGCAAAGCCATTCCATACCTGAGTGAGCTGGCCGCCGATACATCGGTGAGTTTCAAAAGCAGGCTCCGGTATTTCCGCTCGTTCGACTTTTTTCATGCGGGTTATGAGAAAACCCAGGCATTGCTGAGCGTGCTCAACGTGCCGTCTTCCGACCGGATTGAAGTGAGTAAGCTGGCATTGCTGCATTTGGATAAATCATTTGTAACCAACTCCCAGCAAGGCCGCACGGCGCTGAGTAAATTGCTCGACGAAACCTACGGCACCGAGCATTATATCGACCTTATGACCCGCTACGAGCTGGAATCGGAGAACGATCGGCTGCTGAAACTGGCTTTGGACAAATCCGACGAAGTGATAGGCCGCGACGCGGGAGGGTTGCTGCTGGAGCAGGGCGGGATTACCTACCTGACCCAGAAACTTGCGGGAATGAATGAGTCAAAAAAATCGGCATTGCTGGCGTCCATCCAGACTGTGGGCAGCTCAGAATCGATTTACTTGCTGCGATCCACCGTTTTGAACAGCGACGAATCGCCGAATGTCCGTAAGAACGCGGCGCGCTACCTCGGCGCGAGCTGGCCCGGCGAAGAGGCGGTGGTGAAGCTGCTCGTCAACAACCAGGTCGACGGTGAGGTGAAGGAAGCGGCATTGGAAGGCGTGAAGAATGCATTCCGTGAGGAGATCAAGGCACAACTGGCTCCCTACCTGCCCAAGCCGCCTGTGGAAGAAGTAGCAACCAAGCCTGCGGATGAATCCAAAAGCAGCAAGAAAGAACGCCGCAAACGCAGAAAAAACCGGTAG
- a CDS encoding PVC-type heme-binding CxxCH protein: MNFKKSILLFPAGCLLAGLMVASYQRSNPSTIDAARADTLYKDLTDAQKRSSRYAVAGLTVTNGLEATLFASEPTITNPTNIDVDHLGRVWVCEAYNYRPAINGNPTKNEGDRIVVLEDTNGDGKSDKSTVFYQGSEINAPLGVWVMGNKVIVSQSPYVWLFTDEDGDLKADKKEVIFEGIGGDQHDHGMHAFVFGPDGKLYFNFGNEGNHLLDGKGNPIVGKDGKPIDFSKLKQGMVFRCDPDFNNIEVLGNNFRNNFEVAVDSYGTMWQSDNDDDGNKGVRINYVMQHGNYGYTDEMTGAGWRANRTNMEDSIPYRHWHLNDPGVVPNLLQTGSGSPTGMVVYEGKLLPKEFWGQMIHCEPGHNVVRSYPVEKAGAGYSAKIVNIVDGKRDQWFRPSDVCVAPDGSLLVSDWYDPGVGGHQAGDQGKGRIYRVAPANAPYRIKKADFATVSGAIEALQSPNLSVRYHAWTSLHTMGARAAPGLEKLFASKNAEPRMRARAMWLLSKFPFTAKKTVELAIKDANADIRIAGLRAAAESEHVDVLPYIKTLVKDPEAQVRRECALLLHHNPSPEAPALWATLAQQYDGKDRWYLEALGIGADAQWDSFFKAWLGKAGANPVATQAGKDIVWRSRGKESVQLLASLAGDPSVDLKSRLRYFRAFDFNSAGREKSMALLKLTNGSGAHQDKVNELVMRHLDPAFVKQTPEAMAALKRMLDRTYGTQAYLELVAKYEIPSENERLLKMAMEQSSSRLGSTAAGQLIKQGGTPLLWKVVKGSDRTKSAAVLTALKSVGSKDALDILKTAATDTSYPEDLQIIAARSLGGTMSGEDQVLVLLKDGKLTGEAKTAAVQGLNGAWRKSVKMEAAKYLDGATVAVKKHPEVKELIGMKGDLAKGKQVFTSYCSVCHQVNGEGMDFGPKLSEIGSKLPKEAQYAAIFDPSAGIGFGYEGFEVTLKDGTAVSGIVSSKTETDLILKFPGGSTQEYKMSQVKSIKQLKDSMMPAGLQDAMSTEELVSLVDYLSNLKKK; the protein is encoded by the coding sequence TCCGGCCATCAACGGCAATCCAACCAAAAATGAAGGCGACCGCATTGTGGTGCTGGAAGATACCAACGGCGACGGCAAATCCGATAAATCAACGGTTTTTTATCAGGGTTCCGAGATCAATGCGCCGCTGGGCGTTTGGGTGATGGGCAACAAGGTGATCGTTTCGCAAAGTCCTTATGTGTGGCTGTTCACGGACGAGGATGGCGATTTGAAAGCAGATAAAAAAGAGGTCATTTTCGAAGGCATAGGCGGTGACCAGCACGACCACGGAATGCACGCGTTTGTTTTCGGGCCGGATGGTAAGTTGTATTTCAATTTCGGAAATGAAGGCAACCACCTGCTCGATGGAAAGGGAAATCCTATTGTGGGCAAAGACGGCAAGCCGATCGACTTTTCTAAACTGAAACAGGGAATGGTGTTCCGCTGCGACCCTGATTTTAACAATATCGAGGTGCTGGGCAATAATTTCCGGAACAATTTCGAAGTGGCGGTGGACAGCTACGGAACCATGTGGCAGTCGGACAACGACGACGACGGCAACAAGGGCGTGCGGATCAACTACGTGATGCAGCACGGTAACTACGGCTACACCGACGAGATGACCGGCGCGGGCTGGCGGGCAAACCGCACTAATATGGAGGACTCGATACCCTACCGCCACTGGCATTTGAATGACCCCGGCGTGGTCCCGAACCTGCTTCAAACCGGCTCAGGCTCGCCTACGGGAATGGTCGTGTATGAGGGTAAGCTGCTGCCGAAGGAATTTTGGGGACAAATGATCCACTGCGAACCGGGGCATAATGTGGTACGCTCTTATCCGGTTGAAAAAGCCGGGGCGGGGTATTCTGCTAAAATCGTCAATATCGTCGACGGCAAGCGCGACCAGTGGTTCCGCCCGTCCGACGTGTGCGTGGCGCCCGATGGCTCATTGCTCGTTTCCGACTGGTACGATCCGGGTGTGGGCGGCCACCAGGCCGGCGACCAGGGCAAAGGCCGCATTTATCGTGTAGCGCCTGCAAACGCGCCTTATCGCATTAAAAAAGCGGATTTCGCGACGGTGTCCGGCGCAATAGAGGCATTGCAAAGTCCTAACCTCTCGGTGCGCTACCATGCCTGGACTTCCCTGCATACCATGGGCGCCAGAGCGGCTCCTGGATTGGAAAAGTTGTTTGCCAGCAAAAACGCCGAGCCCCGCATGCGGGCGAGGGCGATGTGGCTCCTGAGCAAGTTCCCATTTACGGCTAAAAAGACGGTTGAACTGGCTATTAAAGATGCCAATGCGGATATCCGGATTGCCGGGCTGCGCGCCGCGGCGGAGTCGGAGCATGTGGACGTGCTTCCTTATATTAAAACATTGGTCAAAGATCCCGAAGCGCAGGTCCGTCGCGAATGCGCATTGCTATTACACCATAACCCCTCGCCCGAAGCGCCCGCATTGTGGGCTACGCTGGCGCAGCAGTACGACGGCAAAGACCGCTGGTACCTCGAAGCGCTCGGCATCGGCGCCGATGCACAGTGGGATTCGTTTTTCAAGGCATGGCTCGGCAAAGCGGGCGCAAATCCTGTGGCTACGCAGGCCGGAAAAGACATAGTGTGGCGCTCGCGCGGCAAAGAATCCGTGCAGCTGCTGGCTTCGCTGGCGGGTGATCCTTCGGTGGATTTGAAAAGCCGGTTGCGCTATTTCCGGGCATTTGACTTCAATTCGGCAGGTCGCGAAAAATCAATGGCATTGCTGAAACTGACCAACGGCTCAGGCGCGCACCAGGACAAAGTGAACGAACTGGTGATGCGCCACCTCGATCCGGCATTTGTGAAGCAAACGCCCGAGGCGATGGCCGCATTAAAGCGCATGCTCGACCGGACATATGGCACGCAAGCCTACCTCGAACTCGTCGCGAAATACGAGATCCCTTCTGAAAACGAACGGTTACTGAAAATGGCCATGGAGCAATCCAGCAGCCGCCTCGGATCGACGGCGGCGGGGCAGCTGATCAAGCAGGGCGGCACGCCATTGCTTTGGAAGGTGGTAAAAGGTTCGGATAGGACAAAAAGTGCGGCCGTGTTGACAGCGCTCAAATCGGTTGGAAGCAAGGATGCCCTCGATATTCTGAAAACGGCGGCCACCGACACCAGCTACCCCGAAGACCTGCAGATTATCGCGGCCAGATCGCTCGGCGGCACCATGAGCGGTGAAGATCAGGTACTGGTGCTGCTCAAAGACGGCAAGCTCACCGGCGAGGCAAAAACAGCCGCCGTTCAGGGCCTGAATGGCGCCTGGCGGAAATCGGTGAAAATGGAAGCCGCCAAATACCTCGATGGAGCGACTGTGGCCGTGAAAAAGCATCCAGAAGTGAAAGAGCTTATAGGCATGAAAGGTGACCTCGCAAAAGGCAAGCAGGTATTTACGTCCTACTGTTCGGTGTGTCACCAGGTGAATGGCGAAGGGATGGATTTCGGCCCGAAACTGTCCGAAATCGGCAGTAAGCTGCCTAAGGAAGCCCAATACGCCGCCATTTTCGACCCCAGCGCGGGTATCGGCTTTGGTTATGAGGGTTTTGAAGTGACGTTAAAAGACGGTACCGCCGTGTCGGGCATCGTTTCCAGCAAAACCGAAACAGACCTGATCCTCAAATTCCCCGGCGGATCAACCCAGGAATATAAAATGTCGCAGGTCAAATCGATCAAGCAGCTGAAAGACTCGATGATGCCCGCAGGCTTGCAGGATGCAATGAGTACGGAGGAATTGGTGAGTCTGGTGGATTATCTGAGTAATTTGAAGAAGAAGTAG